The following coding sequences lie in one Xanthomonas hyacinthi genomic window:
- the leuD gene encoding 3-isopropylmalate dehydratase small subunit produces the protein MAGFAALTSASVVLRQTNIDTDQIIPARFLSTTERAGLGRNAFNDWRWQADGTPNPAFAFNQAHNAGRQILLAGRNFGCGSSREHAPWALTDLGLRAIVSSEIADIFRSNSLKNGLLPIVLDEADVQTLMQRPDDPLTVDVAARELRTPDGRVYPFPLDEFSQTCLLEGVDELGYLLLRQPAIEQYEASHAR, from the coding sequence ATGGCCGGATTCGCCGCCCTCACCTCGGCCAGCGTGGTGCTGCGCCAGACCAATATCGACACCGACCAGATCATCCCGGCGCGGTTCCTGTCCACCACCGAGCGCGCCGGCCTCGGCCGCAACGCGTTCAACGACTGGCGCTGGCAGGCCGACGGCACGCCGAACCCGGCGTTCGCGTTCAACCAGGCGCACAACGCCGGCCGCCAGATCCTGCTGGCCGGGCGCAACTTCGGCTGCGGCTCCTCGCGCGAGCACGCGCCGTGGGCGCTGACCGACCTGGGCCTGCGCGCCATCGTCAGCAGCGAGATCGCCGACATCTTCCGCAGCAACAGCCTGAAGAACGGGCTGCTGCCGATCGTGCTGGACGAGGCCGACGTGCAGACCCTGATGCAGCGTCCGGACGACCCGTTGACCGTGGACGTGGCCGCACGCGAACTGCGCACGCCCGACGGCCGCGTCTATCCGTTCCCGCTCGACGAGTTCTCGCAGACCTGCCTGCTCGAAGGCGTCGACGAACTCGGCTACCTGCTGCTGCGCCAACCCGCCATCGAACAGTACGAGGCCTCCCATGCACGCTGA
- the leuC gene encoding 3-isopropylmalate dehydratase large subunit, producing MNPVPRTLYDKLWDAHIVVPESGTAPAVLYIDLHLIHEVTSPQAFTELKARGLAPRRPDRTKATMDHSTPTLPRGADGKLPYYTKASEAQVDMLARNCADYGIELFDMASDNRGIVHVIAPEQGFTQPGMTIVCGDSHTSTHGAFGALAFGIGTSEVGYVLATQCLLQRKAKTMSITVDGPLAPGVGAKDVILHIIGVIGVNGGTGHVLEYRGSTIEAMDMEQRMTLCNMSIEAGARAGGMIAPDQVTFDWMAKTPRGPKGAEFDAAVQRWSQLRSDPGARFDVDVRIDARDIRPTLTWGTHPGTAIAVDVPIPAAQDAAAQKGLDYMRFASGHALIGTPVDVVFVGSCTNGRLSDMREVARVLRGRRVAPNVRMLVVPGSEIVKRQAEAEGIHDVVRAAGAEWRESGCSMCIAMNGDLVAPGQLAVSTSNRNFEGRQGPGSRTLLASPMTAAWAAVNGKVSDPRTLFAEVA from the coding sequence ATGAACCCAGTCCCCCGCACCCTGTACGACAAACTGTGGGACGCGCACATCGTCGTCCCCGAAAGCGGCACCGCCCCGGCGGTGCTGTACATCGACCTGCACCTGATCCACGAAGTGACCTCGCCGCAGGCGTTCACCGAACTGAAGGCGCGCGGCCTGGCGCCGCGCCGGCCCGACCGTACCAAGGCGACGATGGACCATTCCACGCCGACCCTGCCGCGCGGCGCCGACGGCAAGCTGCCGTACTACACCAAGGCCTCCGAAGCGCAGGTGGACATGCTCGCGCGCAACTGCGCCGACTACGGCATCGAGCTGTTCGACATGGCCTCGGACAACCGCGGCATCGTGCACGTGATCGCGCCCGAGCAGGGCTTCACCCAGCCCGGCATGACCATCGTCTGCGGCGACAGCCACACCTCCACCCACGGCGCGTTCGGCGCGCTGGCCTTCGGCATCGGCACCAGCGAGGTCGGCTACGTGCTGGCCACGCAATGCCTGCTGCAGCGCAAGGCCAAGACCATGTCGATCACCGTCGACGGGCCGCTGGCGCCGGGCGTCGGCGCCAAGGACGTGATCCTGCACATCATCGGCGTGATCGGGGTCAACGGCGGCACCGGCCACGTGCTCGAGTACCGCGGCTCCACCATCGAGGCGATGGACATGGAGCAGCGCATGACCCTGTGCAACATGTCGATCGAGGCCGGCGCACGCGCCGGCGGCATGATCGCCCCCGACCAGGTCACCTTCGACTGGATGGCCAAGACCCCGCGCGGACCCAAGGGCGCGGAGTTCGACGCCGCGGTGCAGCGCTGGTCGCAGCTGCGCAGCGATCCCGGCGCGCGCTTCGACGTGGACGTGCGCATCGACGCGCGCGACATCCGCCCGACCCTGACCTGGGGCACCCACCCGGGCACCGCGATCGCGGTGGACGTGCCGATTCCGGCGGCGCAGGACGCGGCCGCGCAGAAGGGCCTGGACTACATGCGCTTCGCATCCGGCCACGCCCTGATCGGCACCCCGGTGGACGTGGTGTTCGTCGGCTCGTGCACCAACGGCCGGCTCAGCGACATGCGCGAAGTGGCGCGGGTGCTGCGCGGCCGCCGCGTCGCACCGAACGTGCGCATGCTGGTGGTGCCGGGCTCGGAGATCGTCAAGCGCCAGGCCGAGGCCGAGGGCATCCACGACGTGGTGCGCGCCGCCGGCGCCGAATGGCGCGAGTCCGGCTGCTCGATGTGCATCGCGATGAACGGCGACCTGGTCGCGCCGGGGCAGCTGGCGGTGAGCACCAGCAACCGCAATTTCGAGGGCCGCCAGGGTCCCGGCTCGCGCACCCTGCTGGCGTCGCCGATGACCGCGGCCTGGGCCGCGGTGAACGGCAAGGTCAGCGACCCGCGCACGCTGTTCGCGGAGGTCGCGTGA
- a CDS encoding class I SAM-dependent methyltransferase, whose product MTASMLPAAGQRWNAQGYAADAGFVPALGAPALDLLAPRPGEQILDLGCGDGVLTARLAASGADVLGVDASPELVDAARARGLDAQVLDGHALAFDQRFDAVFSNAALHWMREPDRVLAGVRRALRPGGRFVGEFGGHGNVAAIVTALHAAMRLHAAPALAFAWFFPSAEAYAQRLQAHGFQVLQIALLPRPTPLPTGMAGWLRTFADPFLVGLNGATRQDILGTAVALLTPTLCDDRGRWNADYVRLRFHAVLPAQADA is encoded by the coding sequence ATGACCGCGAGCATGCTGCCCGCCGCTGGCCAGCGCTGGAACGCGCAGGGCTATGCCGCCGACGCCGGCTTCGTACCGGCGCTGGGCGCGCCGGCGCTGGACCTGCTGGCGCCACGGCCGGGCGAGCAGATCCTCGACCTGGGCTGCGGCGACGGCGTGCTGACCGCCAGGCTGGCCGCCAGCGGCGCCGACGTCCTCGGCGTGGACGCATCGCCCGAGCTGGTCGACGCCGCACGCGCACGCGGCCTGGACGCGCAGGTGCTGGACGGCCATGCGCTGGCGTTCGACCAGCGCTTCGATGCGGTGTTCAGCAACGCCGCGCTGCACTGGATGCGCGAGCCGGACCGGGTCCTGGCCGGCGTGCGCCGCGCGCTGCGCCCGGGCGGCCGCTTCGTCGGCGAATTCGGCGGCCACGGCAACGTGGCGGCGATCGTCACCGCGCTGCATGCGGCAATGCGCCTGCACGCTGCACCGGCGCTGGCGTTCGCCTGGTTTTTCCCCAGCGCCGAGGCCTATGCGCAGCGCCTGCAGGCGCACGGTTTCCAGGTGCTGCAGATCGCCCTGCTGCCGCGGCCCACGCCGCTGCCGACCGGCATGGCCGGCTGGCTGCGCACGTTCGCCGATCCGTTCCTGGTCGGCCTGAACGGCGCCACACGGCAGGACATACTCGGTACCGCCGTCGCGTTGTTGACGCCGACGCTGTGCGACGATCGCGGCCGCTGGAACGCCGACTACGTCCGCCTGCGCTTCCACGCCGTCTTGCCGGCCCAGGCCGACGCCTGA
- a CDS encoding 2-isopropylmalate synthase — protein MNTSPSSQTRRIRIFDTTLRDGEQSPGCSMTPPQKLVMARALAELGVDIIETGFPASSQSDREAMALIGRELREPTLAVLSRCLATDIETSARALEAAARPRLHVFLSTSPLHREHKLRMSREQVLESVRKHVSLARQYVDDVEFSAEDATRTEEDFLAEVTAVAIAAGATTINLPDTVGFTTPDEIRGMFARLIANVPGAERAIFSTHCHNDLGLAVANSLAAVEGGARQVECTINGIGERAGNCALEEIAMALKVRSGFYEIDTAINTQRIVASSQLLQRLVGMPVQRNKAIVGGNAFAHESGIHQHGMLRHRGTYEIMRPEDVGWESSQMVLGRHSGRAAVEQRLRALGYVLEEAELNLAFDAFKTLCEQQRVVNDTDLQAMMQDAPESQGYRLSSMTVSDRGQRASAQVELSDPDGQRVSERAEGDGPVDALFAALAAATGVQLTLDSYQVHSVGIGADARGEANLSVRHGDTEYDGTGTSRDIIEASALAWLDVANRVLRQRLGAHAGAASAAA, from the coding sequence GTGAACACTTCTCCTTCTTCCCAGACCCGCCGCATCCGCATCTTCGACACCACCCTGCGCGACGGCGAGCAATCCCCCGGCTGCAGCATGACCCCGCCGCAGAAGCTGGTCATGGCGCGCGCCCTGGCCGAGCTGGGCGTGGACATCATCGAGACCGGCTTCCCGGCCAGCTCGCAGTCCGACCGCGAGGCGATGGCGCTGATCGGCCGCGAACTGCGCGAGCCGACCCTGGCGGTGCTGTCGCGCTGCCTGGCCACCGACATCGAGACCTCGGCGCGGGCGCTGGAGGCGGCGGCCAGGCCGCGCCTGCACGTATTCCTGTCGACCAGCCCGCTGCACCGCGAGCACAAGCTGCGGATGAGCCGCGAGCAGGTGCTGGAATCGGTGCGCAAGCACGTCTCGCTGGCGCGCCAGTACGTGGACGACGTGGAGTTCTCGGCCGAGGACGCCACCCGCACCGAGGAAGACTTCCTGGCCGAAGTGACCGCGGTGGCGATCGCCGCCGGCGCCACCACCATCAACCTGCCCGACACGGTCGGCTTCACCACCCCCGATGAGATCCGCGGCATGTTCGCGCGGCTGATCGCCAACGTGCCCGGCGCCGAGCGGGCGATCTTCAGCACCCACTGCCACAACGACCTGGGCCTGGCCGTGGCCAACTCGCTGGCCGCGGTGGAAGGCGGCGCGCGGCAGGTGGAATGCACCATCAACGGCATCGGCGAGCGCGCCGGCAACTGCGCGCTGGAAGAGATCGCGATGGCGCTGAAGGTGCGCAGCGGGTTCTACGAGATCGACACCGCGATCAACACCCAGCGCATCGTCGCCAGCTCGCAGCTGCTGCAGCGGCTGGTCGGCATGCCGGTGCAGCGCAACAAGGCGATCGTCGGCGGCAATGCCTTCGCCCACGAGTCGGGCATCCACCAGCACGGCATGCTGCGCCACCGCGGCACCTACGAGATCATGCGCCCGGAAGACGTGGGCTGGGAGTCCTCGCAGATGGTGCTGGGCCGCCACAGCGGCCGCGCCGCGGTCGAGCAGCGCCTGCGCGCGCTGGGCTACGTGCTGGAAGAGGCCGAACTGAACCTGGCCTTCGACGCGTTCAAGACGCTGTGCGAGCAGCAGCGCGTGGTCAACGACACCGACCTGCAGGCGATGATGCAGGACGCGCCGGAAAGCCAGGGCTACCGGCTGTCGTCAATGACCGTCAGCGACCGCGGCCAGCGCGCCAGCGCGCAGGTCGAGCTGTCCGATCCGGACGGCCAGCGGGTCAGCGAACGCGCCGAAGGCGACGGCCCGGTGGATGCGCTGTTCGCCGCGCTGGCCGCGGCCACCGGCGTGCAGCTGACCCTGGACAGCTACCAGGTGCACAGCGTCGGCATCGGCGCCGACGCGCGCGGCGAGGCCAACCTCAGCGTGCGCCACGGCGACACCGAATACGACGGCACCGGTACCAGCCGCGACATCATCGAGGCCAGCGCGCTGGCATGGCTGGACGTGGCCAACCGCGTGCTGCGCCAGCGCCTCGGCGCGCATGCCGGCGCCGCCAGCGCCGCGGCCTGA
- a CDS encoding threonine dehydratase, protein MPDAGRPAPQQEPDVGDVAVSVADVLAAQARLRRYLPPTPVHYAERFGVWLKLENLQRTGSYKVRGALNALLAGLERGDERTVICASAGNHAQGVAWAAHRLGVQAITVMPHGAPQTKIAGVAHWGATVRQHGDSYDEAFAFARELAEQNGYRFLSAFDDPDVIAGQGTVGIELAAHAPDVVIVPIGGGGLAAGVALALRSQGVRIVGAQVEGVDSMARAIRGDIRALDPVPTLADGVKVKIPGFITRRLCASLLDDVVIVREAELRETLVRLALEEHVIAEGAGALALAAGRRVAGKRKCAVVSGGNIDAGVLATLLSEVRPRAPRKPRRRNTERLRSQLAAVPPAPRRPTPPLSHPPATAAVEETIW, encoded by the coding sequence ATGCCTGACGCCGGCCGCCCCGCCCCGCAGCAGGAGCCCGACGTAGGCGACGTCGCGGTCAGCGTCGCCGACGTGCTGGCCGCGCAGGCGCGGCTGCGCCGCTACCTGCCGCCGACGCCGGTGCATTACGCCGAGCGCTTCGGCGTGTGGCTGAAGCTGGAGAACCTGCAGCGCACCGGTTCCTACAAGGTGCGCGGCGCGCTGAACGCGCTGCTGGCCGGGCTGGAACGCGGCGACGAGCGCACCGTGATCTGCGCCTCGGCCGGCAACCATGCGCAGGGCGTGGCCTGGGCCGCGCACCGCCTGGGCGTGCAGGCGATCACGGTGATGCCGCATGGTGCGCCGCAGACCAAGATCGCCGGCGTCGCGCATTGGGGCGCCACCGTGCGCCAGCACGGCGACAGCTACGACGAGGCCTTCGCTTTCGCCCGCGAGCTGGCCGAGCAGAATGGCTACCGCTTCCTGTCCGCGTTCGACGACCCGGACGTGATCGCCGGCCAGGGCACGGTCGGCATCGAACTGGCCGCGCACGCCCCGGACGTGGTGATCGTGCCGATCGGCGGCGGCGGCCTGGCCGCCGGCGTGGCCCTGGCGCTGCGCTCGCAGGGCGTGCGCATCGTCGGTGCGCAGGTCGAGGGCGTGGACTCCATGGCACGGGCGATCCGCGGCGATATCCGCGCGCTCGACCCGGTGCCCACCCTGGCCGACGGTGTCAAGGTTAAAATCCCCGGGTTCATCACCCGCCGGCTGTGCGCCAGCCTGCTCGACGACGTGGTGATCGTGCGCGAGGCGGAACTGCGCGAAACGCTGGTCCGCCTGGCGCTGGAGGAGCACGTCATCGCCGAGGGCGCCGGCGCGCTGGCCCTGGCGGCCGGCCGCCGCGTCGCCGGCAAGCGCAAATGCGCAGTGGTGTCCGGTGGCAACATCGACGCCGGCGTGCTGGCGACGCTGCTGTCGGAGGTGCGCCCGCGCGCGCCGCGCAAGCCGCGCCGCCGCAACACCGAGCGACTTCGCAGCCAGCTCGCCGCCGTTCCGCCCGCCCCGCGCCGTCCCACGCCCCCGCTCTCCCATCCGCCAGCCACCGCCGCCGTAGAGGAAACCATCTGGTGA
- a CDS encoding ACT domain-containing protein, giving the protein MRYQLDLVLKPAEGALLRAIGMAERRGFAPLSIAGAPVADDAGRWHLQMVVDGNRPGESLRLQMEKVYDCESVRVTALDVVP; this is encoded by the coding sequence ATGCGCTACCAGCTTGACCTGGTGCTGAAGCCGGCCGAAGGCGCGCTGCTGCGCGCGATCGGCATGGCCGAGCGGCGCGGCTTCGCGCCGCTGTCGATCGCCGGCGCGCCGGTGGCCGACGACGCCGGCCGCTGGCACCTGCAGATGGTCGTGGACGGCAATCGCCCCGGCGAGAGCCTGCGCCTGCAGATGGAAAAGGTGTACGACTGCGAGTCGGTGCGGGTCACTGCGCTGGACGTGGTGCCATGA
- the ilvG gene encoding acetolactate synthase 2 catalytic subunit has translation MNSSAHGTPRNGARWLTQALEAEGVDTLFGYPGGTIMPFYDALVDSQLKHILVRHEQGAALAANGYARASGRVGVCVATSGPGASNLVTGIADAMLDSVPMICLTGQVATPLLGTDAFQELDVFGLTLPIVKHSFLVRRVDDLPQVLRDAFRIAREGRPGPVLIDLPKDVQLGDASHLPDHVPAAVPAPPAPHAAALAEALAAIAGADKPVIYGGGGIALANAVDAFRQFVDATRIPTVLTLRGLGALPHGHPHYLGMLGMHGTRAANMAVQESDLLIVVGARFDDRATGKLAEFAPFARVIHLDADACEISKLRHADIAVPGDVAEALRALSAATSTCEAWHARCVGHREKFGARYDAPGEDIYAPGLLKRLSELAPADTVIACDVGQHQMWVAQHCRFNHPRNHLTSGALGTMGFGLPAAMGAQFACPDRTVVLVSGDGSFMMNVQELVTIARCKLPVKIVLLDNSSLGMVRQWQELFFAERYSEIDLSDNPDFAALAQVFGIPAKRITARGQVEDGLAELLAQPGPALLHVAIDARANVWPLVPPNTANSTMLESNPATQRQETPHALPA, from the coding sequence ATGAACTCCTCCGCTCACGGCACGCCCCGCAACGGCGCGCGCTGGCTGACGCAGGCCCTGGAAGCCGAAGGCGTGGACACGCTGTTCGGCTATCCGGGCGGCACCATCATGCCGTTCTACGACGCGCTGGTAGACAGCCAGCTCAAGCACATCCTGGTCCGCCACGAGCAGGGCGCGGCGCTGGCCGCCAACGGCTACGCCCGCGCCAGCGGGCGGGTCGGGGTCTGCGTCGCCACGTCCGGCCCGGGCGCCTCCAACCTGGTCACCGGCATCGCCGATGCGATGCTGGACTCGGTGCCGATGATCTGCCTGACCGGGCAGGTCGCCACGCCGCTGCTGGGCACCGACGCGTTCCAGGAACTGGACGTGTTCGGGCTGACCCTGCCGATCGTCAAGCACAGCTTCCTGGTGCGCCGCGTGGACGACCTGCCGCAGGTGCTGCGCGACGCGTTCCGCATCGCCCGCGAAGGGCGTCCGGGGCCGGTGCTGATCGATCTGCCCAAGGACGTGCAGTTGGGCGATGCGTCGCACTTGCCGGACCACGTGCCGGCCGCGGTGCCGGCCCCGCCGGCGCCGCACGCCGCGGCCCTGGCCGAGGCGCTGGCGGCGATCGCCGGCGCCGACAAGCCGGTGATCTACGGCGGCGGCGGCATCGCCCTGGCCAATGCGGTGGATGCGTTCCGCCAGTTCGTCGACGCCACCCGCATCCCCACCGTGCTGACCCTGCGCGGGCTGGGCGCGCTGCCGCACGGGCATCCGCACTACCTGGGCATGCTCGGCATGCACGGCACCCGCGCCGCCAACATGGCGGTGCAGGAATCGGACCTGCTGATCGTGGTCGGCGCGCGCTTCGACGACCGCGCCACCGGCAAGCTGGCCGAGTTCGCCCCGTTCGCGCGGGTCATCCACCTGGATGCCGATGCCTGCGAGATCTCCAAGCTGCGCCATGCCGACATCGCCGTGCCCGGCGACGTGGCCGAAGCGCTGCGCGCGCTGAGCGCGGCCACCAGCACCTGCGAGGCCTGGCACGCGCGCTGCGTCGGCCATCGCGAGAAGTTCGGCGCCCGCTACGACGCGCCGGGTGAGGACATCTACGCGCCCGGCCTGCTGAAGCGGCTGAGCGAGCTGGCTCCGGCCGACACCGTGATCGCCTGCGACGTCGGCCAGCACCAGATGTGGGTGGCCCAGCATTGCCGCTTCAACCATCCGCGCAACCACCTGACCAGCGGCGCGCTGGGCACGATGGGCTTCGGCCTGCCGGCGGCGATGGGCGCGCAGTTCGCCTGCCCCGACCGCACCGTGGTGCTGGTCAGCGGCGACGGCAGTTTCATGATGAACGTGCAGGAGCTGGTCACCATCGCGCGCTGCAAGCTGCCGGTGAAGATCGTGCTGCTGGACAACAGTTCGCTGGGCATGGTGCGGCAGTGGCAGGAACTGTTCTTCGCCGAGCGCTACAGCGAGATCGACCTGTCCGACAACCCGGACTTCGCCGCGCTGGCGCAGGTGTTCGGCATCCCGGCCAAGCGCATCACCGCGCGCGGCCAGGTCGAGGACGGGCTGGCCGAACTGCTGGCGCAGCCGGGCCCGGCGCTGCTGCACGTGGCCATCGACGCGCGCGCCAACGTGTGGCCGCTGGTGCCGCCGAACACCGCCAACAGCACCATGCTGGAGAGCAACCCCGCGACCCAGCGCCAGGAGACCCCCCATGCGCTACCAGCTTGA
- the ilvC gene encoding ketol-acid reductoisomerase: MTSSAQSTTKIAIVGYGSQGRAHALNLRESGFDVTVGLRAGGPTEAKAQADGFVVKSPAEAVKDADLVAVLTPDMVQKKLYDEVLAPNLKQGACLLFAHGLNVHFDMIKPRADLDVVLVAPKGPGALVRREYEIGRGVPCIWAVYQDRSGKAEQFALEYAAGLGGARANLIKTTFKEETETDLFGEQAVLCGGASSLVQAGFEVLVEAGYQPEIAYYEVLHELKLIVDLFYEGGITRMLEFVSETAQYGDYVSGPRVVDAATKQRMRDVLTDIQNGTFTKNWVAEYAAGLPNYTKFKQADLEHPIEVVGKQLRAKMVWLNGDAAAATPAATGQQAA, encoded by the coding sequence ATGACCAGTTCCGCCCAGTCCACCACCAAGATCGCCATCGTCGGCTACGGCAGCCAGGGCCGCGCGCACGCGCTGAACCTGCGCGAGTCCGGCTTCGACGTCACTGTCGGCCTGCGCGCGGGCGGCCCGACCGAAGCCAAGGCGCAGGCCGACGGCTTCGTGGTGAAGAGCCCCGCCGAAGCGGTCAAGGACGCCGACCTGGTCGCGGTGCTGACCCCGGACATGGTGCAGAAGAAGCTGTACGACGAGGTGCTGGCGCCGAACCTGAAGCAGGGCGCCTGCCTGCTGTTCGCGCACGGGCTGAACGTGCATTTCGACATGATCAAGCCGCGCGCCGACCTGGACGTGGTGCTGGTCGCGCCGAAGGGCCCGGGCGCGCTGGTGCGCCGCGAGTACGAGATCGGCCGCGGCGTGCCGTGCATCTGGGCGGTGTACCAGGACCGCAGCGGCAAGGCCGAGCAGTTCGCGCTCGAGTACGCCGCCGGCCTGGGCGGGGCGCGCGCCAACCTGATCAAGACCACCTTCAAGGAAGAGACCGAGACCGACCTGTTCGGCGAGCAGGCGGTGCTGTGCGGCGGCGCCTCGTCGCTGGTCCAGGCCGGCTTCGAAGTGCTGGTGGAAGCCGGCTACCAGCCGGAAATCGCCTACTACGAAGTGCTGCACGAACTGAAGCTGATCGTGGACCTGTTCTACGAAGGCGGCATCACCCGCATGCTCGAGTTCGTCTCCGAGACCGCGCAGTACGGCGACTACGTTAGCGGCCCGCGGGTCGTCGACGCGGCCACCAAGCAGCGCATGCGCGACGTGCTGACCGACATCCAGAACGGCACCTTCACCAAGAACTGGGTGGCCGAGTACGCAGCCGGGCTGCCGAACTACACCAAGTTCAAGCAGGCCGACCTGGAGCACCCGATCGAAGTGGTCGGCAAGCAGCTGCGCGCCAAGATGGTCTGGCTGAACGGCGACGCCGCGGCCGCCACGCCGGCCGCGACCGGCCAGCAAGCCGCGTAA
- the ggt gene encoding gamma-glutamyltransferase, whose amino-acid sequence MTIALLLPPPAAAADRVSGQPFATRSEVIAPHAMAATSQPLATQIALDTMQAGGSAVDAAIAANAALGLMEPTGNGVGGDLFAIVWDPKTHRLYGYNGSGRSPRSLTLAEFQRRGLKDIPPTGPLPVSVPGAVDGWFALHERFGRTTMAQNLAPAIRYAREGHPVAETIAYYWDRSVLRLSQYPGFKEQFTIDGHAPRKGELWKNPNLANTLQQIADGGRDAFYKGAIARTIDAYFKANGGFLRYDDLASHHGEWVEPVSSNYRGYDVWELPPNSQGIAALQMLNILEGYDFSKIPFGSAEHIHLFTEAKKLAFADRARFYADPAFQPAPLARLVSKDYAAQRRALISMDKALKEVQPGTPRQLDAGDTIYLTVADAEGMMVSLIQSNYRGMGSGMAPPGLGFILQDRGEMFVLNKDHPNGYAPGKRPFQTIIPAFVTKDGKPWLSFGVMGGAMQPQGHVQIVMNLIDFHMNLQEAGDAPRIQHEGSTEPTGQATAMRDGGELNLETGFSYDTIRALMRKGHRVIFADGPYGGYQAIARDPASGVYYGASESRKDGQAAGY is encoded by the coding sequence ATGACGATCGCCTTGCTGTTGCCGCCGCCCGCCGCTGCGGCCGACCGCGTCAGCGGCCAGCCGTTCGCCACGCGTTCGGAAGTGATCGCGCCGCACGCGATGGCCGCCACCTCGCAACCGCTGGCCACGCAGATCGCGCTGGACACGATGCAGGCGGGCGGTTCGGCGGTGGACGCGGCGATCGCCGCCAACGCCGCGCTCGGGCTGATGGAACCGACCGGCAATGGCGTCGGCGGCGACCTGTTCGCGATCGTGTGGGATCCGAAGACGCACAGGCTCTACGGCTACAACGGCTCGGGCCGCTCGCCCAGGTCGCTGACCTTGGCCGAGTTCCAGCGCCGCGGGCTGAAGGACATTCCGCCGACCGGGCCGCTGCCGGTGTCGGTGCCGGGTGCGGTGGACGGCTGGTTCGCGCTGCACGAACGCTTCGGGCGCACCACGATGGCGCAGAACCTGGCGCCAGCGATCCGCTATGCACGCGAGGGCCACCCGGTGGCCGAAACCATCGCCTATTACTGGGACCGCTCGGTGCTGCGCCTGTCGCAGTATCCCGGCTTCAAGGAGCAGTTCACCATCGACGGCCATGCGCCGCGCAAGGGCGAGCTGTGGAAGAACCCGAACCTGGCCAACACCCTGCAGCAGATCGCCGACGGCGGCCGCGACGCGTTCTACAAGGGCGCCATCGCGCGCACCATCGACGCCTATTTCAAGGCCAACGGCGGCTTCCTGCGCTACGACGACCTGGCCAGCCACCATGGCGAATGGGTCGAACCGGTCAGCAGCAACTACCGCGGCTACGACGTGTGGGAACTGCCGCCCAACAGCCAGGGCATCGCCGCGCTGCAGATGCTCAACATCCTGGAGGGCTACGACTTCTCCAAGATCCCGTTCGGCTCGGCCGAGCACATCCATCTGTTCACCGAGGCCAAGAAACTGGCCTTCGCCGACCGCGCGCGCTTCTATGCCGATCCGGCGTTCCAGCCGGCGCCATTGGCCAGGCTGGTCTCCAAGGACTACGCCGCGCAGCGCCGCGCATTGATCTCGATGGACAAGGCGCTGAAGGAAGTACAGCCGGGCACGCCCAGGCAACTGGACGCGGGCGACACCATCTACCTGACCGTGGCCGATGCCGAGGGCATGATGGTGTCGCTGATCCAGTCCAACTACCGCGGCATGGGCAGCGGCATGGCGCCGCCGGGACTGGGCTTCATCCTGCAGGACCGCGGCGAGATGTTCGTGCTGAACAAGGATCATCCCAACGGCTACGCGCCGGGCAAGCGCCCGTTCCAGACCATCATCCCGGCGTTCGTGACCAAGGACGGCAAGCCGTGGCTGAGCTTCGGCGTGATGGGCGGGGCGATGCAGCCGCAGGGCCACGTGCAGATCGTGATGAACCTGATCGATTTCCACATGAACCTGCAGGAGGCCGGCGACGCGCCGCGGATCCAGCACGAAGGGTCCACCGAGCCGACCGGGCAGGCCACGGCGATGCGCGACGGCGGCGAACTGAACCTGGAGACCGGTTTTTCCTACGACACGATCCGCGCGCTGATGCGCAAGGGCCACCGCGTGATCTTCGCCGACGGCCCGTACGGCGGTTACCAGGCGATCGCGCGCGACCCGGCCAGCGGCGTGTACTACGGCGCTTCGGAAAGCCGCAAGGACGGCCAGGCCGCCGGCTACTGA